One genomic window of Candidatus Kuenenia stuttgartiensis includes the following:
- a CDS encoding translation elongation factor Ts produces MADKASVMKLREQTGAGILECKNALDEVNDDYDKALEIIKKKGFAKASRKEQRTTAEGRIGSYIHTNGKIGVMVEVNCETDFVARNEVFQQFLKDICMQIAATNPIAIKREDISSEIVETQKRGFIEDTKGKPSDISEKIVKGKLENFYKEKCLLEQPFIKDDSQTIQDLLIAIIAKIGENIKINRFARLEVGGK; encoded by the coding sequence ATGGCAGATAAAGCGAGTGTTATGAAATTGCGTGAACAAACAGGTGCGGGAATATTAGAGTGCAAAAACGCCTTGGATGAAGTAAATGACGATTATGATAAAGCACTGGAAATTATAAAAAAGAAAGGTTTTGCAAAAGCTTCCAGGAAAGAACAAAGAACAACTGCCGAAGGCAGAATAGGTTCTTACATTCATACTAACGGGAAAATAGGCGTAATGGTTGAGGTGAATTGTGAAACAGATTTCGTGGCAAGAAACGAGGTCTTTCAGCAGTTTTTAAAAGATATTTGCATGCAAATTGCCGCAACCAATCCAATCGCAATAAAAAGGGAAGATATTTCTTCGGAAATTGTGGAAACACAAAAAAGGGGTTTTATAGAGGATACCAAAGGAAAACCATCTGATATTTCTGAAAAAATCGTTAAAGGAAAGCTGGAAAATTTTTATAAGGAAAAATGCCTGCTGGAACAACCGTTTATAAAAGATGACTCACAAACTATTCAGGATTTATTAATTGCAATTATCGCAAAAATAGGTGAAAATATTAAAATTAATCGCTTTGCCAGGCTTGAAGTAGGGGGGAAATAG
- the rpsB gene encoding 30S ribosomal protein S2 yields the protein MNIQELVEAGFHFGHRTSRWNPKMKPFIFGKQNLIHIINLRETVKGLITACRFVTNLVQTKKDILFVGTKWQAQDITAREAKRCGMHYVSERWLGGALTNFDTIRSRLERLEELEKMKDTGEINQYSKKMISSLNREYKKILTNLEGIRNMTKLPGALVVVDPRYEHNAIKEAKKLGIPTVCLADTDCDPDMVDICVPGNDDAIRSINLFLSKTADAVLAGKEQLVTLTKD from the coding sequence GTGAATATTCAAGAATTAGTCGAAGCAGGGTTTCATTTCGGACATAGAACAAGCAGGTGGAACCCAAAGATGAAGCCTTTTATCTTTGGTAAGCAAAATCTGATTCATATCATTAATTTACGGGAAACGGTGAAGGGTCTTATCACTGCTTGCAGATTTGTAACGAACCTGGTGCAAACAAAGAAAGATATATTGTTTGTAGGCACGAAGTGGCAGGCACAGGATATTACCGCGCGAGAAGCAAAGCGGTGTGGTATGCATTATGTCAGCGAAAGATGGCTTGGTGGTGCGTTGACAAATTTTGATACTATCAGGAGTCGTTTAGAACGTCTTGAAGAATTGGAAAAAATGAAAGATACAGGCGAAATCAACCAATACAGTAAAAAGATGATTTCCTCACTCAACAGAGAATACAAGAAAATACTTACCAATCTGGAAGGCATCCGCAATATGACCAAACTTCCAGGGGCACTTGTGGTAGTGGACCCAAGATACGAACACAACGCTATAAAAGAGGCAAAAAAATTGGGAATACCAACTGTTTGCCTGGCGGATACCGATTGTGACCCTGATATGGTAGATATTTGTGTACCTGGGAATGACGATGCGATACGGTCGATTAATCTCTTTTTATCTAAGACAGCAGACGCCGTTCTTGCCGGAAAAGAACAACTTGTTACGCTGACAAAAGATTAA
- a CDS encoding transposase, translating to MLKRLSCRYNTKTKRQVFCIHRIFTKIKTSKKTGEIVYGITSLTQQKASPKTILKFSRGHWSIENGLHYVRDTAFREDHSQIRTKNAPRAMASLKNLVIGLFHFLQVTNIAKTLRNFAARPFLALQMLR from the coding sequence ATGCTCAAACGTCTCTCCTGCCGTTACAATACAAAAACGAAACGACAGGTATTTTGCATTCATAGAATATTTACAAAAATCAAGACAAGCAAAAAGACCGGGGAAATTGTTTACGGTATTACCAGCCTGACACAACAAAAAGCAAGTCCCAAAACCATTCTTAAGTTTTCCCGCGGACACTGGTCAATAGAAAATGGACTTCATTATGTGCGTGATACCGCTTTCCGTGAAGACCATTCTCAAATACGCACGAAAAATGCCCCAAGGGCAATGGCTTCTTTGAAGAATCTTGTGATTGGGCTTTTTCATTTTCTCCAGGTAACAAATATTGCAAAGACGCTCAGAAATTTTGCGGCAAGACCTTTTCTTGCACTTCAAATGCTTCGCTAG
- a CDS encoding glutamine synthetase family protein, translating to MSGEHIDLAVINRAKDDKVKLVQLQFTDINGSVKAVTIPIEKFPESLEKGLWFDGSSIEGFTRICESDMFLKPDAGTYALLPWETVAVTARLFCDVYMPDGSPFEGDPRYILKRAIKNARDMNFEYNVGPELEFFLFKPKNDGAVAPTPHDVGSYFDFSPRDLAGNVRADIIFTLEKMGINVEMSHHEVAPGQHEIDFKYAEALRTAENALTFKQVVKSIAHKHDLYATFMPKPIFGICGSGMHCHQSLFDIRTNTNIFFDENDTYKLSRNAKHFIAGQLEHVRAMSAILSPTVNSYKRLVPGYEAPVYICWGQKNRSALIRVPRYSPGREQATRAELRCPDPSNNPYLALAVMLEAGLDGIKRKLELPKATEENVYEFNKDELAYRNIATLPGSLGEALHELKQSALMKRALGSHTYQIYLHSKFSEWDEYRIQVTEWEQKKYLETT from the coding sequence ATGTCGGGTGAACATATTGATTTGGCAGTAATTAACCGGGCAAAAGACGATAAGGTAAAGCTTGTTCAGTTACAATTTACCGATATTAACGGTAGTGTAAAGGCAGTTACCATACCAATTGAAAAGTTCCCGGAATCTTTGGAGAAAGGGTTGTGGTTTGACGGTTCATCAATTGAAGGTTTTACAAGGATTTGTGAAAGTGATATGTTTTTAAAACCCGATGCAGGTACATATGCGTTGCTTCCCTGGGAGACGGTTGCTGTGACTGCGAGGCTGTTCTGTGATGTTTATATGCCTGATGGTTCGCCTTTTGAGGGAGATCCCCGTTACATATTAAAGAGGGCAATTAAAAATGCCCGTGATATGAATTTTGAATATAACGTGGGGCCTGAACTGGAATTTTTCCTGTTTAAACCGAAGAATGACGGGGCCGTTGCACCCACCCCACATGATGTAGGAAGTTATTTTGATTTCTCTCCCAGGGACCTTGCGGGGAATGTGAGGGCAGATATTATTTTTACTCTTGAAAAAATGGGTATCAATGTGGAGATGAGCCACCACGAAGTAGCTCCGGGCCAACATGAGATTGATTTTAAATATGCAGAAGCATTACGGACGGCTGAGAATGCCCTGACCTTCAAGCAGGTGGTAAAATCCATTGCACATAAGCATGATCTCTATGCTACCTTTATGCCGAAACCGATTTTTGGGATATGTGGCAGCGGGATGCATTGTCATCAGAGCCTTTTTGATATAAGGACAAACACCAATATTTTTTTTGATGAAAATGACACGTATAAATTAAGCAGGAACGCAAAACATTTTATTGCCGGGCAACTGGAGCATGTAAGGGCGATGAGCGCAATACTTTCTCCGACCGTGAATTCCTATAAGAGATTGGTTCCGGGATATGAAGCGCCGGTGTATATATGCTGGGGGCAAAAAAACAGATCTGCCCTCATCAGGGTGCCGAGGTATTCTCCCGGCAGGGAGCAGGCAACAAGGGCTGAACTGAGGTGTCCTGACCCAAGCAACAATCCCTATCTTGCTTTGGCAGTAATGCTGGAAGCAGGACTGGATGGTATAAAAAGAAAGCTTGAATTGCCAAAGGCAACAGAAGAAAATGTGTATGAATTTAATAAGGATGAACTGGCATACCGTAATATTGCAACATTGCCTGGTTCTTTGGGGGAGGCGTTGCATGAATTAAAACAGAGTGCGTTGATGAAGAGGGCGCTGGGTTCACATACTTATCAAATATATTTGCATTCAAAATTTTCCGAATGGGATGAATACAGGATTCAGGTAACGGAGTGGGAGCAGAAAAAATATCTTGAAACCACATAG